In uncultured Desulfuromonas sp., the genomic stretch AGTTGTTGAACGGCCTGCGTCTGTTGTAAAGGAGCTGGTGGAGAACGCTCTGGATGCCCAGGCAACCGAGGTGACTGTTGATGTTGAGCGCGGGGGCAAGAAGAAAATCCGCGTCAGTGACAATGGTTTCGGTATGAGCAAGGAAGATCTTTTCTTATGTTTTGAACGCCATGCAACCAGCAAAATTCGCAGTGAGAACGATCTGTTCCATTTGAGCTCTCTAGGGTTTCGTGGTGAAGCTCTGCCGTCTATTGCTGCGGTTTCACGGCTGGCGGTGGTAAGTGGACAGTCTGGTGAGGAGACGGGCAATCTGCTGGAGCTGGTTGCCGGTGAGGTGCGTCACCATGAACCGCAAGCCGCCTCCGTGGGAACGCGTTTTGAGATTCGTGATCTGTTTTTTAATCTGCCTGCCCGACGCAAGTTTTTACGGCGTGATGAAACCGAATTCGGGCATATCGCCGAAATTATCACCCGTTTGAGTCTCGCGCATCCGCAGGTGCATTTCCGCCTGATCCACAATCAGCGAACGATTCTTGATCTCTACCGGCAAAAATCACTCAAGGCCCGCGTAGCTGACGTGCTCGGACGCTCGGTGGTTGAAAAACTGATCGATGTGGAGTGCGGTGATGACAGACTTCAGCTTTCGGGGTTTATTGGTGACCCGACGTTGAACCGTTCCTCCACGCAGGGGATCTACAGTTTTATTAATGGTCGTTTTGTCAAAGATCGGGTGTTGCAGCATGCCATTCTTGACGGTTATCGTCATTTGTTGATGAAGGGGCGTTATCCGGTGTGTGTTCTGTTTCTTGCTCTTGAGCCGGAAAACGTTGACGTTAATGTCCATCCGACTAAGCATGAGGTTCGTTTTCATGACCAGCGCGGGGTGCATGATTTTGTCAGCTCGTCTCTGCGTCAGCAGCTGCGTCGCCATCAGGAGGTGCCTGTTTGTGATGATGAGCTGCAAAGCCCCCCCGTTGTTGCTCCACCAGCAACGCCTGCGGAGCAGCCCAATCTCAATCTTCATCGTGTCAATACACCTCCTCCGGTGGTTTCGCCCTTCACCGGTGAGAGAAAAGCCGCTGTTTGTGTGCCGTCGCCAGCTGCCGGCCGGGTTCACGAGTCGTGCTCTGGTTATGAAGAGGACGTTAAGCCGGATTCCGTCATCTCAGTTCCACCCGTTTGTGAGCCTGCTGATGGTGAAAACACACTGGATATGGATAGATCCTCGGCGTATTTTTCCTCACTGCGTGTTATCGGTCAGTTTCATCGCAGTTATATCCTGTGTGAAGATGGTGCTGATCTGGTGTTGATCGACCAACATGCGGCCCATGAACGGATTGGTTTTGAACGCCTGAAAAATCAGCTTGCCCAGGGGAACATTGAGCAGCAGGAGTTGTTATTTCCCGAAGTGATTGAACTCAACCTACGTGAAGACGCTGAATTGCAGGAGTCCCTTGAACGCTTTGATTCGTTGGGGTTTGTTCTGGAACCTTTTGGCGGAACAAGTTGGGCCGTGAAAGCGGTTCCGGCTTATATTGAGAAAAAAGACATTAAAACAATGGTTTGTGACATGCTGACCGACTTTAGTACGATTGGGTCCAGTGACATTTCTCAGCAAGCTATAGACGAGGTTCTGATCAAGATGGCCTGCCATGGTATGATTCGTGCAAATCAGGCTTTGCAGGTGAATGAGATGGTCGCGCTACTACGCCAGCTTGATGATGTGGATTTTAACCGCCATTGTCCTCACGGCCGTCCGGTGATGCAGCGTTTAACACTGCATGACGTGGAAAAGATGTTCAGACGCATATGATAGACGATGTCCGGATTCCGCTTGTGGTGGTCACCGGCCCCACGGCATCGGGGAAAACCGATCTCGCGGTTCACATTGCCCGCCGCTTTCCTGCCGAAGTGATCTCGGCGGATTCGCGTCAAGTGTACCGATACATGGATATCGGCACTGCCAAAGCGACGGTGGAAGAACAGCAGGCGGTGCGCCATCATTTGATTGATGTGGTTGACCCCGATGAAAAATTCAGCGTGGCTAATTTCTCCGATCTGGCTCACGCACGGATTAAAGAAATCCATCAGCGGGGTCATTTGCCTCTTGTTGTTGGCGGTACAGGTCTGTATATTCGTGCCCTCACTGAGGGCTTGTTGGATCTGCCCGGTGAAAATGAAGCGTTGCGTCGGCGGATGTTGGATGAAGAAGCGCGCTGTTGCGGGATTCTATATCATCGACTTCAGAGCTGTGACCCGCAGATGGCCCAGCGTCTTCATGCTAACGATGTGACACGGATCGTTCGGGCTCTGGAAATTTTTGAATTGACGGGGACACCGCTGTCGCAGTGGCAGCTGGAGCACGGTTTTAAAGAACAGCCTTACCGGGTGCTTAAAGTGGCCGTCGGCATGGATAGGGCTGAACTGTATGACCGGATCAACCGCCGAGTGGTGCAGATGATGGATCAGGGGCTGGTGGTGGAAACGCGTCAGTTGCTTGATCGAGGCTACTCGCCTGAGCTCAAGTCAATGCGTACCATTGGCTATCAACAGGCGATCCGCTATGTGAAAAATGACGTCACACGAGAGGCCGCGATCGCAGACATTCAGCAGGAAACCCGTCGTTACGCCAAGCGACAGTTGACATGGTTTCGCAAAGATAAGTCGATTATTTGGGTTGATTACGATAGTAGGTTTGATAGTATCCTTGCATGGATTGAAGATTTTATTTAAATGCATTTATTGAAGGAGTGAAGGTCATGGCAAAAACACCGTTTAATATTCAAGATCAGTATTTGAACCAGGCACGCAAAGAGCGTGTTAAGATTACCGTTGTCATGATGTCGGGTGAACAGTTGCAGGGTTATATCAAATCGTTTGATAATTTCTGCGTACTGATTGAGAGTGGCGGCGATTTTTTGCTGTATAAACACGCGATTTCATCCATTACCTCAGCCGACGGCTTGTTCAAGTTACATGGCGGACGCGATTAGTGTCGACCGCTTCATACGTTAGCGACAGGCCCCCGACTGGAGTGCAGCGGGGGCCTTCTTTGTTTCAGGCCGACTATGTTGGAAATTGATTCCGTAGATCAAGGAAGTATTGCCGATCAGCTAGAGCTGTGTCGTGGCGATTTTTTGCTGGCAGTGAACGGCGAAGAAGTTCATGACCAGATTGATTATGAGTTGTTGCTTCGCGGGGAAGCGCTGGTTCTTGATATTGAGAAGCAGGACGGTCAATTATGGGAACTCGACTTTGAAAAAGATGAAGAGGAGCCCCTGGGCCTCCACTTTGATGCACCACGTCCCCGGCAGTGCCGTAACCTCTGTCAGTTCTGTTTTGTCCGCCAGTTGCCTGACGGGATGCGTGATAGCCTCTATGTGCGTGATGATGACTATCGTTATTCGTATCTGTACGGTGCCTATATCAGTCTGACCAACTTAAGTGAAGACGATATTTCACGCATTCTCCGTCAGCAGCTTTCTCCGTTGTATGTCTCGGTGCATGCCTCGGACAAAACCGTACGCAGCTCTTTGCTCGGTCGTCCCGTGGAGTCGCCGATACCGTTGTTGAAGCGATTGATTGCCGGAGGGA encodes the following:
- the mutL gene encoding DNA mismatch repair endonuclease MutL, with amino-acid sequence MPPNNRIAILPETLCNQIAAGEVVERPASVVKELVENALDAQATEVTVDVERGGKKKIRVSDNGFGMSKEDLFLCFERHATSKIRSENDLFHLSSLGFRGEALPSIAAVSRLAVVSGQSGEETGNLLELVAGEVRHHEPQAASVGTRFEIRDLFFNLPARRKFLRRDETEFGHIAEIITRLSLAHPQVHFRLIHNQRTILDLYRQKSLKARVADVLGRSVVEKLIDVECGDDRLQLSGFIGDPTLNRSSTQGIYSFINGRFVKDRVLQHAILDGYRHLLMKGRYPVCVLFLALEPENVDVNVHPTKHEVRFHDQRGVHDFVSSSLRQQLRRHQEVPVCDDELQSPPVVAPPATPAEQPNLNLHRVNTPPPVVSPFTGERKAAVCVPSPAAGRVHESCSGYEEDVKPDSVISVPPVCEPADGENTLDMDRSSAYFSSLRVIGQFHRSYILCEDGADLVLIDQHAAHERIGFERLKNQLAQGNIEQQELLFPEVIELNLREDAELQESLERFDSLGFVLEPFGGTSWAVKAVPAYIEKKDIKTMVCDMLTDFSTIGSSDISQQAIDEVLIKMACHGMIRANQALQVNEMVALLRQLDDVDFNRHCPHGRPVMQRLTLHDVEKMFRRI
- the miaA gene encoding tRNA (adenosine(37)-N6)-dimethylallyltransferase MiaA codes for the protein MIDDVRIPLVVVTGPTASGKTDLAVHIARRFPAEVISADSRQVYRYMDIGTAKATVEEQQAVRHHLIDVVDPDEKFSVANFSDLAHARIKEIHQRGHLPLVVGGTGLYIRALTEGLLDLPGENEALRRRMLDEEARCCGILYHRLQSCDPQMAQRLHANDVTRIVRALEIFELTGTPLSQWQLEHGFKEQPYRVLKVAVGMDRAELYDRINRRVVQMMDQGLVVETRQLLDRGYSPELKSMRTIGYQQAIRYVKNDVTREAAIADIQQETRRYAKRQLTWFRKDKSIIWVDYDSRFDSILAWIEDFI
- the hfq gene encoding RNA chaperone Hfq gives rise to the protein MAKTPFNIQDQYLNQARKERVKITVVMMSGEQLQGYIKSFDNFCVLIESGGDFLLYKHAISSITSADGLFKLHGGRD